DNA from Eucalyptus grandis isolate ANBG69807.140 chromosome 5, ASM1654582v1, whole genome shotgun sequence:
tAATGATTTAGGGGAAGAAAAGATCTACAGCCAGCTTTGCAATGTGTGGCTGATTGTTCTGCCCAAATCGTCCCCACTCTTGGCTCGAGTTCATTTTCCCCACCTCGAGCTGGTGCTAAAAACACACATACGCTTCAATAAAATAGATCATCTCAATTGATTTTTTCCTGAGTGTCATGGCTAAGTTAGAGCCCTCAATGAGGTGTGACTAAAAAGCGAGTGATGTGGCAATTTTGAGTGAATTGCTtgctttttcgtttttataaaaggaaaagtaaaaaagtaggCAAGACCGGGTGAggtaaattattttctataataCATAGTGTGAGACTGAGtgatttccttttttgctttttaacttTCTAGAAGCAATGAGTTCATCCTTTCCCATTACTAAGTCTTCAAATGGGCGGAAGTTTGACgcgactttttatttatttatttattttattaatttctttcaaTCCCACACTTcgcttcctttttttattttagttttgctagcctttttttttttaaccaatgCAAAATCAACATTTGCTAAAGGGTGTTCCGACAATAATGATCATAAGCAGCGCTGGTTTAGTATGGACCACACCACTACTTCATAGGTGGTCCATTCAAACTAACCATATGGGCTAATGTTCCCACTTGAAACAATAtgattaatatattaaataacgTAAAGTGATCAATTGTGCGAGCATGGTGTCCAAAGTCTCATTTCCTTCAATTTGATATGAATATAGCATTATCAAATTCtttgaaaacaaaatattaatgcAAGGTATgattattttacgaaaaatgaatgatttgaaaaaaatatttctaaaagaatgGTTGCTTGAAACACTTACAacaatgaatgaataaaaaatatttcaacattcacaaaattatttagacataaattattattaataatgaatttttttattgactaataaTTCTTATTGatataagcaattttttttattgaaaaacattttttaaatcatttattttttgctaaaCAACTAgagttaaatttatttatttatttatttattattattattattattattattattattattattattattattattattattattattattattattattattattattattattattattatttccttttcacgTTAGAAAACTTTACCATGAACAACAGTTTTCAAAGCCTTTTTACATGCCAACTATTTTAGGTTAAATTCAAGCATATTTACAGTTCGAATATCCCACTATATTACAATTCGtaaataattgtttttattAACAAGATTCATGCACATGTGGATTTAATGTCATTGACAGAAAAAAGGGTCGATAAAATAGCAAACAAAATTACCCAGAATTCACGATGTAATGGGGTTACTGCTGAACTTGTAGTGActtgtaacttttcttttaatttatcatCTAAATATTCTAGGTTTCTTTATAAATCTCATTAACTTTCTAGTTGTCACATaagtatttgaaaaaataaacaatgttGAGTTgccaattttatgaaaaatcaatgaacTTTAGAGGAAAATCATGTACCTGTTTTTAAATAATCAGCCCAAGTAGATAATATGTGATTTGACATAAATAAAGTGGAATATTACGAGTGTCACAAGTTAAACTCTGGCCGAAACGTGTACTTTCTTTATCGGAGCATGAcgatttactttttttttttgtttcttaataTATAACCCCTAGAAACATACCAGAGTTAGAGAGATAACTAGTGATGGAATCATGAATTTAAAATTCATGATATAAAattcggatttttttttaattgagattttataTATTCGCATCTTCCTGTGCATTGGTTCTTTCCTTGTATTTCACCTTAGCttagatattttttttccaccttATATTTGATTGTAGACACCTTTACCACTTGTATCAATCATATCATTCCTTGCCGATTACACTTTAGCATGCtttcaaaacttaaaaatattaaatataattctACCCACGTAATGAAGAGGTTATTtcttacattttcttttcttacattttccttctttttgtttggtttcatcttcttctttttttttcgcatTTTTTCCATTTGAGACAAAAATGGTGTCGCTCTTCtagaaaacgaaaaagaaagtaGTTTATTTGGAAGACAGCTGATGAGTTGTATATTGTACTAGGAATCCACTATTTAAAACATTACACGAgcacaataaaaattaaaaagaaaagaattgtccattaatattattaaatgaatttaatttaattaaaacttTAATATATGTCATTACACTATATTTCACATATTTTAACTGCTCAACTTTCAttctttttggttaatttaatagtcatttttttatttgttattcatGTCGCACTACATTATCCATTGCTTTTTCTAAGTCACATCTTTGTCATCAATAGATAATTTAATGCAATTTGAGTCCTCTTGATACCTTCCATAGTGACTACActacaaataataataataatgaaaagattactccaattaaaaaaataaacgagAAGTTTCGACCATTACGAAATACAAAATATATTAAGTTGTTTGGTCTTAACAAGCcctttttcaaacttttcataCTTGTACATGTAGTTATAAGGATCAAATTCTATACAGACCATGTATAAAGTTCAGATCAATCGCAAGATTCAATCTTTAAATGAATTCTCATCAATTCACATCGCAAATCGAAATCAAAATATTCACAATCATGAAGGAGAATCTAGGGATAAACAATGCAAATCAAACTGACTTATCTTTACTCCGTCAGTTAGTTAAACTGTCAAGCAAGTGGATTATTTAAAGTAAGATTCCAAGACATAATAGGCGTGGAAGAAGTGGCTGGAGAGTGGAAAAAGAGGTCGTTCAAGAGTAGTTGAGTTGTTATTGTCGTTCTAGtaaaatttggaaatgaaatGTCCTAACTTACCTAATAGTCTTTCCGAGGATAACATCGTCCGACCAATGTATAGGATAAGTTGcctaacatttttttataaggATGCCACATCCCCCGTCCTATGTCACTGGCTATGTTTCGGTGATGGCACGTTCCTGTCCcgaccaaaaatgaaaaatccatgaaagcagctttTCCAAGTTTTTCCCCCCGAACTTTGCTTTGGATacctctccttcctcctcttctcgATTGGGTCTTGAGCCTTTTCAAGAAGCACGCCCACGTAACGGGGGAAATGCTGAGGGAGAACCCATCTGACCGTTCTTTTTGTTgagggagggaaagagagaggaggcagAGGGAGGAAGGAATCCGCAGCAGCAGTCGTCGGAGGAGGACATTTTCCAGGTCAGACTCTGACCTACGCTTCTTCTTGTCCGCATCTGGttctttccctttatttttttattgggttTGTGTTGTTCGATTAGTTTTGCATTAGTACCGTGTCAGAGGTCTGCTCTGAGCAAAGAGTGTCTGGTGGAGTGGAGAGAGGGGGAGTACGGTCTGGACTGGTGGACTCTGCAGCTGGATATCGTTtcttgctttccttttttttttttctgggtttttcTCGGAGTGCTCTGTCGTTGTTGATGCTCTCTGTGTGTTCCCTTTTGGTGAGCAAAGAGGAGGAGGTGGACGGaggacagtttttttttttttttccttttcgtttttgtctttttgtctttgtttttctttgcatCGTTTGGGAGAGAATTTCCGGATCTCGGGTGAGTCACGTTTTGAGCAGTAGATGGGTCGTGGCTGAGTGGGAATTCAAGCGATCTTGAAGGTGCAGGTGGGTCGTCTGGCTTGTTGGGAAATTCTTTCGATAATGCGTGCGACTTCCTGAGTCGTGAGAATTTGGGATATTCTCTGGGAAGGTCCTTTAGTTGGTTTGGAGTGTACTTTCCGTGTTCGAGAATGGAATTCGAATATAGGCTGTTCTTGTTTATCTGGTCTTGTTGTGGTTGATGTGGCGCTTGTTACTTAGAAGGAAGCGGAATCTGGTGAGAGAATCGTGATCTATGCGAATAGCATCCTGGGTTGTGGGAACTGGGTCTTGGTTCTTGAAATCAGCATCGGCTGAGCGAAATTTATGGGATATGGTCTGCTCAGGGCAGTAGCTTTCTCCTGGCATGCTTCAAGTCCTTTTAATTGGTGAATGCAGGTGAACCCCAGGTAGAGTTGCGATATTGGTTTATTCGTAATGGGCTGCGTCGCTTCGAgaattgatgaagaagagagggTTCAGGCGTGCAAGGAGAGAAAGAGGTTGATGAAGCAGTTGCTGGTGTTTAGGGGGGACTTTGCTGATGCCCTGTTGGATTACATAAGAGCCTGAAGAACACGGGAGCGACACTCCGGCAGTTCACCGAGTCGGAGTCGTTGGAGATCGAGAACACTTTGTTCGGCCTGGCATcacctccttctcctcctccccctttgcctccatcacctccacctccaccggTTTTCAGTCCGGATAATAGGAGGCACAATAAAACTAAGGAGAGATTACTAGTACACAAGAAAGTATAGAGATTGATGAGGATTTTATTTGCAAACCGCCTCCTCCGCCTATCCCTGGCCTTCTCCATGGGGAGAATGGGTGGAGAGTAAAACGGAGTTTGAGGGAGAAGATGGGGTAGAAAAACTCTTAAAAGGGGGACGGTAGATCTGTTGCCTGAGAAGAACAAGCTGTGGAGTTGGACGATGATACTTCATCACAGATGAGCGGGGACACTAATGAAAGTGCTGATATGACCATGGAagtttggaagagcaagaagtcCTTGGAGGGTATTGTGAAGAACTTGGATGAGCATTTTCTGGAAGCATCAGCTCTTGGCAGGGATATAGCTATTCTTGTGGACTTCAATTCATGGGATAGTTTCCCacccaagaaaacaaaagaacacaaGAGTAAGTGCCATATTAGgatgctattttttttatttgatattgttCTTACTGGATTCTGCCTTTTTCCCCCTTGCAGTTCAATAGTCATTTTGATGTGATTGTAGAGCTTTAGTCTGCGTAGATATGTGCAGGTTCCTGTTTCCGATGAGTTTGATGTTGTTCAGCTTTTTAGTAAGGCCTATTCTTGCTCAAATCTGATTCCGCATGCAAAAGgatttgtatttttattgtcGTTTTGGTGTTAAACTCTCAGAAATGAAGGTCATTCCTCTGAATCTTGAGGCCATAACATAGAGAGAACAACTCATGGACTTTGATGTGATTGACTTGGGTATAGTGACATTTagtgcattttctttttgcagttATCTGTAGAGAGTTTTCCTCTATTACTccttttgactttgatttgtcTTGGATTTGTATCTTACTTTCAGAGTGTTTCTAGTCATGCGATGCACTGTTATAATTGGTTCCCTAATATATATTCTAGTGTTTTTGGTTGACCAGAGCATGTACACTTTAAAATAGGAAGCTCATGCTTTTTGTCTATGTTGCTATAACGGAAACTAAAAACTTGAGTCTCATATTTCGACCCTAGTTTCCTTTATCAGCTGGATTGCTTTGGATTAATCTTTTCAACTAGATCTGAAGTTACTGTGTCCAGTACAATTTAAGCAGTTCGGCTTTGCCTCCATTACTTTCCAAGTCAATTGCTTGCTCTACCATCATGTACCATTTGCTTAATTTTCCTGTAGGTGCTTAAATGTAACTCAACTTTGTACAGGGAAGAGAAGCAATTCTGCTAAGGTTGTGAGTGCTCTTTCATGGAACTGGTCATCTAGGTCACTTCAGCTTACAAGAGATGTTACTGAGTATCCTGGTCCTAGTGAACCCTGCAAGGCGGGTGCTCATCCGATCGCTCTTGACAAGCTGTTCACTGCAGAGCATAACCTTTATAAACACTTAAAGGTGCAATTTTGTCCATGATTGCACTCCAATTTTATTGAGAAGACTTTCTATATGTGATTCTAGCCATTCAGATGTATACTAGATAGTGTACAATTAAAGCTTAGCTTGAAAAGTAAATGGCTGTGCCCATTTTCAAGATAATTATGGCCTTATTGTATATGGGAGATATTTCTCTGTGCAGTTATGACTGGTGTTGGTTGCTACTCTCAAGCTTCACATTAGTATCCCTATCCAGTTTCTTTTCCTGTCTCTAGTAAGAGTGTTACTTAGAAATGAGTCATCTTGACTCATTGAAGTCAAGCATTTTCTCCTAAGTTATAGATCTCCGAAATTGAAATTTAGGCCCCATCTAGTTAGTGGGAAATGATAATCAGACTAGGATGATTAGAATCGGGATCAACAGCGAGAAGTCAGGATTGTATTAATCATATCACAATTACCAACTCCTAGAAATAATAATGGAACATTTctataatttaattttacaTTGCAAATTTTCTGGAATATAGGTGAATCGATATCCTAGCAGTAGCCATTGCTCTATATGCATGCTTAACTTTTTCGTTTGGTCAtgcttatttatttcttagaaagTCCCACCTTAGTTAAAGCATGGttgtgaaatatttgatattggGTTCTAACATCCAGTGGCCTGAGCATGTGGGATAAGAATGTACTCTTCATGTTAAAtcatgaattcaaaattttctccTTGCTATATATGTAACCTAATAACCCTGCATACTGTTAGGTCAAGAAGTAGCAATTATGTAGATGTTAGGTCAAGAAGTAGCAATTATGTAGATGAGCTGATTATCAAAGTTTAATCTGGATAAGTTGATTATGCTCGTGAGTGATCCTTTGTCAATTTGACAGAATGCTGTGATCTAGGAGTCACGGGCTAAATTGGGAGTGTGGCAGTTATAGAAGGAGAAAAAGTTGTTATTCATGATGATATTAATGTTGTTATTCATGAAGTTCAAGCACAAGTGTAGTGTATGAGCATGTGATCTTGGTGTAAGTTTGGATGTTGATACTTGAACTTCGAAATATTGATCTCTTTACCTGAATGCAGTATAAGTCGATATGCATGGTTTTCTAGGGAAATATACCGTTACACTACAAGACTCAATGATTTTGCTTAAAAGATTTTGTCATtgcaaaattaattttatagtAGTCCTGAATGTAAATGTTGATAAAGCATTGGCATAGTTGAGATTAAGTGTCAACAGATACATGCTTCTGTTTGCGCTTACCTTATTAACGCAGTCTTGACATGATTAACTTTGCATCGAGTGCACTAGGACTGCAAATAACTTTTCTCCCaaatgtatgtgttatgatttaCAATGGCAAATGATTGATTGTCATATTACTAGCTACTTTCTAGTTTTTTCCATGTTCCCGCTTCAATGCTTCTCTCTCCATCATATGTTCTGCAGGATGAAGAAAACACAAAGCTAGAGTACGAGAGAAAACTCTTGTTACTGCAAAAGCAAGAAGATGAAAACCAAGACTGGGCCAAGAGGGACAAAACCAGATTAACTGTGGAGGGTCTGGAGTCTGACCTAATTAGCCTGCAGCAGTCCATTAGTAGAACTTGTGATGTAATAGTGACTCTAATAGATGAGGAGCTTCACCCTCAGTTGGTTGCATTAACTTCCGGGTAAAAGTTGTTAAGCACTGATTTTACACGAGTTCCCTTTTCATATCAAAATCGATAATGAGATCTCAAAAGTTAAAATAGTTATGGCATGATGTgttgtcaaaaaataaatatcttatCACCTGAAGTATTTACTTTTGGACACTGGGAGGTATGTTGCAAATCAGACTCCTGTGTAGTTTTGCACTCTGTTGACAGTGCAAATTATTGATGATGTGACGTGGgattaaagaagagaagaagcaactaggaagatgaacagtcaaGTGTACTTAATATTTCATGTtgtgtgatgaaataaataagtAAACTTATGTATGTCCAATTGTTTCTCTAATTATGGTATAAGTTGCCACAATGGCAACTTGTTGTTTGCTTTTTTGTTGCTGTTTCTAATATGAATCTAACATTGGTATCGCTACTTTTCTGCCTCCATCTTGTTTTGATTTTACAGGCTGCTGCACATGTGGAAAACAATGTGTAGATGCCATAAACTTCAAAACCATATAGCACTCCAATTAAATCATATTTCAGTTAATCAAGTAACAGGGCTTTCTTCAGACTTCCATCGCCAGGCCGCAGTACAGCTTGAGTCTGAGGTGGAATCATGGTACAAAAGCTTCTGCAAGCTCGTTACATCTCAAAAAGGTTATGTCAGCACTCTCCAAAGGTGGTTAGAATTAACGGATTGCCTTGCGGATGATCAACTCCAGAGTAATTTCTCTTCTGTGCTTTGTACACTTTGTGAGGATTGGCAGATTCACCTTGAAAGAGTACCTGATAAGGTAGTGCCATTAACCTATTAACCCCCTTATGCCAATGACTATGGATCTGATGCATGCGTTGAAATGCTTATGAATGAGAATGAGCTACCCCACCACTTAGCCGATTGGAAACTGTATATTGATTATTGATACCATTGCTTGATAGCTCTTTTCATGTTGTTTTACTGTTTTCTTTGCCAAGTGTGTTAAAATGTGCTGTCTGAATGTGCAAATAGATACTTGGATGGTTAATACTGGCTATGCCTATAGTAAAACCAAGCTTGAAACGGGCAAAGGCATGGTCATAGTTAGTATCTTTCATTTAGTTATTACCTAGTCATAGTTGCAGTTGCTGGTAGAACTTGCATTATCATCTCTTGCACAGCGATGTGAGGACACGGTCTGTAATTCTTTTCTTGTACAGTACAACATCTGTTAAATATGTACTTTGTTTCAGAGCATCGTTCCTTACTTCcatctcttctttatttcttgttGCTTATCACATGTATGGTCAACTTTGATATTGATTGTACCATATGGAAATGGCCACGATTGTTTGTTGTCAGAACTTGGATTATGTTCAGCTTTTAAGCAGTCTTATCATAAATTTTGTTTGATGAGCTAGTATCGAGAAGTGCCCATTAACTTGTAATCCAGATGATCCCAGCAATCTAGAATATATCATCGTctgcaatatttttcttcacgGGCCGCATTATTCTATCTGTTTTATCGTTTACAGGCAGCTTCAGATGCCCTCAAGAGCCTTCTATTGGGTGTCCGCTCTATCCTTTTGCAACAGGCTGAGGAACTAGACCTGCAGAGGAAAGCCAAGAAGCtcgaaaagaagttgcagaaaGAGTCGTCTTCACTGGATGAAATGGAGAAGAAGCTCGAGCGAGGCATTTCCGCAGATAACCCGACTTTGGAGGTGGGTCCTAATCATCCTATATCACTGAAGCGTGCGAAGATCGAGACCCTGAAGAAACGGTTGGACGATGAGAATGCCAAGTATGTGGTCTCGGTCGAGTTCACCAAGGCCATGGCCCTGAACCACCTCAAGAACGGCCTGCCTTGCGTTTTTAAGGCATTGATGGAATTCTCAGGTGCTTGC
Protein-coding regions in this window:
- the LOC104444883 gene encoding LOW QUALITY PROTEIN: protein ROLLING AND ERECT LEAF 2 (The sequence of the model RefSeq protein was modified relative to this genomic sequence to represent the inferred CDS: inserted 1 base in 1 codon) produces the protein MGCVASRIDEEERVQACKERKRLMKQLLVFRGDFADALLDYIRXLKNTGATLRQFTESESLEIENTLFGLASPPSPPPPLPPSPPPPPVFSPDNRRHNKTKERLLVHKKEEQAVELDDDTSSQMSGDTNESADMTMEVWKSKKSLEGIVKNLDEHFLEASALGRDIAILVDFNSWDSFPPKKTKEHKRKRSNSAKVVSALSWNWSSRSLQLTRDVTEYPGPSEPCKAGAHPIALDKLFTAEHNLYKHLKDEENTKLEYERKLLLLQKQEDENQDWAKRDKTRLTVEGLESDLISLQQSISRTCDVIVTLIDEELHPQLVALTSGLLHMWKTMCRCHKLQNHIALQLNHISVNQVTGLSSDFHRQAAVQLESEVESWYKSFCKLVTSQKGYVSTLQRWLELTDCLADDQLQSNFSSVLCTLCEDWQIHLERVPDKAASDALKSLLLGVRSILLQQAEELDLQRKAKKLEKKLQKESSSLDEMEKKLERGISADNPTLEVGPNHPISLKRAKIETLKKRLDDENAKYVVSVEFTKAMALNHLKNGLPCVFKALMEFSGACTKVFEALNNPGEQVGSRENEPRVLPA